From Schistocerca cancellata isolate TAMUIC-IGC-003103 chromosome 6, iqSchCanc2.1, whole genome shotgun sequence, a single genomic window includes:
- the LOC126190630 gene encoding uncharacterized protein LOC126190630 → MRHNTITSCTENPEEHSILTTVNIKMKKYYQLVLVIVSVVSFITLLFYRHEYNRLRYVMEVLSFFGKPGQVAECLPPNISQNLKKSVSFIDPLPSWQRLTDTHFVYSAFWEKNDIHSHVKVFSVEAGKTIPQYSCEVWFEDNNTPVTGRFSYTIIQSKESALTHEQTVIADNVIAYNLYCKPKQIPGIPFGVTFFKTDSLLPSHVFIPVGYPVDRPILENSTAVCIVPGFKPVLQKSAIIEFLSYHHLIGVNEFIVYDKGLPNRIAQVLLDPAIKENFGIALSLLPWNFPFPHLEAEPVMRLVVERDCIQRTAGKVRNVAVLGWGEYVVPRYHHTLAGMLDDFDTKKKTTTSFEIPTIVFCTDLLEHDTDESLPLVLRKTRYYKGDDMDPPLHLYRPQTAVSRFTVPSTQRVSQGIAAVHRYIECMLGTGEQPVETLPYERAILRFAGDLKRSKLLRAWSSGRLF, encoded by the coding sequence ATGAGACATAATACCATCACGTCATGCACAGAGAATCCAGAGGAGCACTCCATTCTCACAACAGTAAACATCAAGATGAAGAAATACTATCAGTTAGTTTTGGTGATTGTGTCTGTGGTAAGTTTTATAACACTTCTCTTCTACCGCCATGAGTACAACAGGCTGCGTTATGTTATGGAAGTGCTGAGCTTTTTTGGAAAACCAGGACAAGTGGCTGAGTGCCTTCCTCCAAACATCTCtcaaaatttgaagaaatctgTCAGTTTCATTGATCCACTGCCATCttggcaacgactgactgacacacATTTTGTTTATTCAGCCTTCTGGGAAAAGAATGATATCCACAGTCATGTGAAAGTTTTCTCTGTTGAAGCAGGGAAAACTATTCCACAGTACAGCTGTGAAGTTTGGTTTGAAGACAATAACACCCCAGTAACTGGAAGATTCAGTTACACAATAATTCAGTCAAAAGAGAGTGCACTTACCCATGAACAAACTGTGATTGCAGATAATGTTATAGCATATAACTTGTACTGCAAACCAAAGCAAATTCCTGGTATTCCGTTTGGGGTTACATTTTTCAAGACTGATAGTTTGTTGCCGTCCCATGTTTTCATTCCTGTTGGTTATCCTGTTGACAGACCAATATTAGAAAACAGCACAGCAGTTTGCATTGTACCTGGATTTAAACCAGTACTGCAAAAATCTGCAATCATTGAATTTCTTAGCTACCATCATCTTATTGGAGTAAATGAATTTATAGTATATGACAAAGGCTTACCAAACCGAATTGCTCAAGTGCTGCTGGATCCAGCAATTAAAGAAAATTTTGGTATTGCATTGTCTTTGCTTCCCTGGAATTTCCCATTTCCACATTTGGAAGCAGAGCCAGTTATGAGACTTGTTGTCGAGAGAGACTGCATACAAAGAACTGCTGGAAAAGTTCGGAATGTGGCTGTTTTAGGTTGGGGTGAGTATGTAGTTCCTAGGTATCACCACACTCTTGCAGGTATGTTAGATGATTTTGACACAAAGAAAAAAAcaaccaccagttttgaaataccaACAATAGTTTTTTGTACTGATCTCTTAGAACATGACACAGACGAATCTTTACCATTGGTTCTTCGAAAGACGAGGTATTACAAAGGAGACGACATGGATCCCCCTCTGCATCTGTATCGTCCTCAGACGGCAGTGTCCAGGTTTACTGTACCCAGTACACAACGTGTTTCACAAGGAATAGCTGCTGTACATCGCTACATAGAATGCATGCTTGGTACTGGTGAACAGCCAGTTGAAACTCTTCCATATGAGAGAGCTATTCTTAGATTTGCAGGGGATTTGAAACGATCTAAATTGTTAAGAGCTTGGTCTTCAGGTAGACTgttctaa